The Dermacentor andersoni chromosome 1, qqDerAnde1_hic_scaffold, whole genome shotgun sequence genomic interval taccgcagcaagcacatgcttcttcttccttcttatatttcgctttataggtgcgtgttctaaggcatcccgatctcgcttcgaaaagtaatgagcttccctttgagttatgataaattgcttctttcctgatttcgttttttcctcttaagtagttactcatggcaggtttcttttccattgccgccacccgtaagattatttcagcctctctgactttccgcttgacctttgttgctgtgttgcccaccctacaggccgcatacttgctggtaagcttcctagttcttttcatccactgtgaatcagtgtttttcctgtacagatacctgaacactctcccagcccatttactttcttcaatattcctcagtcgttcttcatactcaattttactgcgagcttccctcactttcaAAACTAGTCCATCCCATGTCACCctacgcagcttcatttgtagtcttcccgtgagcgcccaatgcgaggcgacccactgatctttggttcccgtcgagtcctgattgtacccctgttttaaagcaaacaaccgcatttccaaaagtaagtcctggaaccattacacatttccacatacctcggaggacctcgtacctattgtatccccatagcgttctgtgcttcattatggctgaatttctctccCCCTTCAATGTcattgttttttcctgtttttccatATAGctattgcctttgtttatccatataccaaggtatttatatttcgTTACTCGAGGTATTGCCTGGCCCTGTatatccactgtctgttcactgtttcattgaataccataacacctgattttctaacactaaatttcaaacctagatTGTtgtcttcctgtccacagatattagccagacgttgcaaaccactttgcttgttagctagcaacacaatgtcgtccgcataaaataaacctgggagctgctgctctactactgttcccgcatgtttgtatgagattaaacccgatattacttccttctagcgcactctccatcctcaccatgtacatcataaacagcagcggggataaagggcacccctgcctcagtcccttgttgatatgaactttctcctcgctcctcatcccttcccattcaacgcaaccGGTATTTTCTAGTCAATGCTAAAGCTTTAGTCGAtagatggaaggtaggagcgtcccctttgaaacggggtgatgacagttgccaccatgcttagatttttatttttatctgtgttgcgTGCTATTGAATTtgtcgattttctttaaatacgtcttcctacccttttaaccttatgtcacctctctgcttttgagccaccaatcctccaatcgccttttgctaatttccaccacatatttatttacatgactattattatttctgaaccctagggcctcaggaagggtgactgtggccgcatcgacatcgggcttgataccatcacattttagtatgaggtgttccattgtttctacatatttaccacacacagtacatgtgtcttcttcttcgttaaatttctttttatagctccgcgttctcagacatcctgatctagcttcaaagagtagggcaccgCCTCTTGAGCTATCATAatacgcttccttcctgatctgctgtttccagtatcgatatagttccacactatgcttcttttccattgaatttatccaatttttaccttccgcgtctttaacctgtcgtttaatgctctgtctttcttcgtcctcgtgtctggcatacttactggttagcttcctagttcttttccgccattgtgagtcaacgctctttctgtataggtatttaaataccttagctgcccacctgtcatcgtccaatttcctcagacgtttttcgtataggattttactctgagcttcccgtgcttcgaacgatgcccagcccatatctccctgaaTTGCTTCGTTTggggttttcccgtgggcacctagtgctaaccttcccatagctctctgatttacttctagtctcgactgaacctctgcccttaaacacaggaccgcattcccgaaagtaagccccggcaccattactccattccaaatacctctcagtacctcatacctgttgtacccccacaatgccctatgtttcattatcccggcttctcttcgcccttttgctatgagagactatgagagtcgatggatggatggatattatgagcgtcccctttggaacggggcggtgggttgcgccaccaagctcttgctactatactgcctaatatcctacctaggttaaacaatgaaaaaaggaaaaaaaaaaacactgaactaCCACGCTCACATTTTCTGattccctattgcgaactgtgcctttgtacgtctccgtcttttgtcgtttccctacttttcgtccaccaattctccagtcgcctcttactgatgtctattgcggacatgtttgttttaccactgctccccctgaacccaagggcttcaaggaggccaatggtgcctaaattgaccgctgggtagacgtcttcacattctaataaaacatgctccgtagtttccctagctttaccgcagcaagcacatgcttcttcttccttcttatatctcgctttataggcgcgtgttctaaggcatcccgatctcgcttcgaaaagtaatgagcttccctttgagttatcataaatggtttctttcctgatttcgttttttcctcttaagtagttactcatggcaggtttcttttccattgccgccacccatgagattaattcagcctctttgactttccgcttgaccttctttgttgctgtgctgtccaccctacaggccgcatacttgctggtaagcttcctagttcttttcctccactgtgaatcaatgtttttcctgtacagatacctgaacactccccagcccatttactttcttccatattcctcagccgttcttcatactcaattttactgcgagcttccctcactttcaAAACTAGTCCATCCCATGTCACcctacacagcttcatttgtagtcttcccgtgagcgcccaatgcgaggcgacccactgatctttggttcccgtcgagtcctgattgtacccctgttttaaagcaaacaaccgcatttccaaaagtaagtcctggaaccattacacatttccacatacctcggaggacctcgtacctattgtatccccatagcgttctgtgcttcgttatggctgaatttctcttccacttcactgtcattgttttttcctgtgtttccatatatctattgccttcgtttatccatataccaaggtatttatatttcgttactcgaggtatttcctggccctgtatatccactgtctgttttcattgaatacaataacaccctattttctaacactaaatttcacacctaaattgttgccttcctgtccacagatattagccagacgttgcaaatcactttgcttgtaagctagcaacacaatgtcgtccgcataaaataaacctgggagttgctgctctattactgtacccgcctgtttgtaggagagattaaacccgatattacttccttctagcgccctctccatcctcaccatgtacatcataaacagcagcggggataaagggcacccctgcctcagtcccttggttatatgaactttctcctcgctcctcatcccttcccattcaacgcaaacggtattttctaggtaaatctctctcaaaaactgtagacaatcgttacctaagccttccccttccagaatatcccacaaaatgttgcggtatacgttgtcgtaggcacctgtaatgtctaaacaggccacatacaacggtctgctttctgcttttgatatttcaatacactgagtaagaacaaacaagttatcatccaaacgcctacctattctgaagccattctgaagctctgcCAAagtgtcattattctctgcccatgcttgaaactttaatttgattgcctgcattgctagcctgtatattaccgatgtaatggtcaacggtctatacgagtgaattctgtctttctcccccttacctttataaattaaattcattctactttgtcgccaactgtctggtattcgtctatcttttaaagttttttccactgctttcaccagagcttccttactttttggtcctagttcatttatcagcctaacgggaacctcgtctagccctgtggctgtgcgcttaggaattttctcttccgctttcttccagtttaaatttgtcagcaccagctccttttccacttgggtctctttcatgctctttttttcatgaagtaaaacctcgtcattgccttggaaaggttcggctgtTGATTTTCGGATGTAaattattgccgcttctccttccagtctgttttcatcttcgtctaggatatgttgttgtattgttgttgacttcttgcctaataattttatgtggttccaaaatattctaggtgcggccttctttttctcacgtatttctgacaaccaacgttcactttcaccttttaattttgcttgcactagTATTtaaaccatagactttttctcccggtacatttcccatttactggttacttcatcctgtggcaactgcgccttctttgcctgcctgtgctctcgagatgctttctgtcgttcggcgatcgcttctcgtatctccttgttccaccagcttttcggtttcttttttcctttccaacgaacatgttgtttctctttccgtatttctgtcgttattgttAAGTCAATGCCCGAGACAGGCGCCTCTGGCGGAAAACGACAGAAGTGTGGCGTCGCGGTTGTTCGTTTGTTTGACATGCTGCACAGATGCTGTTCCGTTTCCATTCAGTAGAACTAGCATTCGCGCAACGTAGTGCTTGAAATGTTCTCTTCATTTATTGTCGAGCATCATCCATATCTTACTGCACCTGTATAAGTACGCTTGGTGGCCACTTTTACGTGATCATCTGTCTTGCTGAGCCATGAGCGCCGAGGCCGGAGATGGCGATGGTCCGCAGAGTTCACTAGAACCTCCGGACAATCCCGCTTGTCCGAAATCCATACCTTTGTGCAGTCTTGTGGAAGACGGCCTCTACCTCGGTGGACGAGACGCTGCTGAAGACGAGGAATTGATTCACGGTTTCGGCATCACTCACGTTCTTACGGTGGACACGTATCGGCTCAAATTTGAGGGAAATGTCGTCTGCTTGTACCTGTACGCCGAAGACAGGGCCGAAGAGGACTTGCTTAGTCGCTTTCATGAGGCCTGTGAATTCATCGAAAAGGGACAACAGAACGGCGCGTGCTTAGTGCACTGGTGAGTTGATCGCTTGTTTATTGCGCGCACGTTACCACGTGGTGTCGGCGTAACTGTGTACATTGTGCTCGTTCCAGTCGCTTTGGTGTATCGAGGAGTGCGACATTGGTGGCCGCTCATCTCATGCGAAAATATGCCTTAGATTATGCTGAAGCGCTGCACAAACTGAAGGAAAGGCGTGCCTGCATTGGGTATGTGACTACCCCTCCTCCACCACTGCCTTCTGTGGAGGGAACGTGCATGCTTACTTTCTTTTAATTCAGAGAATGTCAGAGGTGGCTTGTCCAAATTTCCAATCTGTGCTTGATGTTGTATAGTGTACGGGCGCTCTGCTATTTGGATATCTTTAAACAACTAGTCAATAGTACTGTGCAATATCATTAGGTTAAGCACTCTTCACAACATAATTTTCTCTGTGAATAATTGTTTTTTTAGTGTCACGTaacaaacaggaaaaaaagaaactgttctgCCATCACATCAGGTTATGAGCAGTGCTGAGAGTAACAGCAGCAAAGTAGTGTGGCTACACAAGAATAAAATCACTGTGAGAGAATAACATGGAAATGCATGGCTGTACAATGAAACATTAGTTTGTGAACAACTGGTACATGTGCCCTTCCCTAAGCAGTATGTTGTGTAATCTGAACCACACCATTCATTGTGTCAGTGGATTAGAAATATACACTGCAACTCGTGAACTGCAGCTTTGATCATGTTTCCTTTTTGACCGACTGTATGTAcgggctgctgttgctgctgtccaGCCACAATAGCCTTTCACACTGATCATTGCCCTGACATTCACACTGCAAGTCCACTGAGTTGTTGCATTCACTTGTTTGGAAGGTGTCAACACAAGTTAGTCTGTGTAGCAATGTACCTCCAGGTAGAGTGCCTGCACTCCTTGCAATGCACCTAAGTCAAGTGGAAAGGGCAGCAGTATTCAAACAGTACCTGGCTGATGCTAACTATATCTTTATACTGTGTGCATAGGTGTCACACAGGGCTTTTATCCTTGGTGCTGTTATATTCATGGCAGCGATAAAATGGTGTGGTTCTATGTCTCTTCTTTGTCAGAAAGAATATATTCAACATGAAGACCATTTAGACAATGATTCTGTAAGCCATGAACCCCTTCTATGCCTTGGATGAGCTGGGTTCGTCCACATGTTTCTGATAAAAACAGCCAAGAATGAACTCTGCTTGTCAACGGTATAACATGCGGTATAACAGGCGTAACATgcaaaaaattctggggttttatgtgccaaaaccagcaacatgattatgaggcacaccgtagtctgggactccgggttaattttgaccatctaggattctttaacatgcacctagtGCACGATACACAGCcattttcacattttgcccccatctaaaTACGTCTGGGGTTCGATCCCCCTCCGTCAAGCTTAGCAGTGCAATctcaaagccactacgccaccacagcaGGTAGTTTAACATGCATTCTTTAGAAATCTGCCTTGAGCACACACCTTTTGTGAAATGCCACACCCACTTTATTAGTAACATTTAATGTTTAGATACAGCACACAAGTAGCAAAtagcagcaaacttggaacagcagaaACTGACAAGCAGTACATTGTTTTTAGATAAAAGTGACTTTTTCAGTTACTTTGCTGTTGCCAAATTTGCAGGTACCCCTCTGGTATATGGTGTCTTGCACTGCCACAACCATATATGATTATGTAATGAAAAACTTCAGTTGATTGAGAGAGACTTGTCTGTGGCTCTCCAGCGCAGCATCACTTACAGCCTCTAGAGTCGCTTTAGAATATGAGCTGCTTCTCTCTGTTGTGATTATGTGAAATTTATGTGTACTGTATGCATGTGCGTGTGCCTTACTCACGGATTGTATGATTGCTAGCATTGCTTGCATTTTATTCTGTAGACCAAATGCAGGCTTTGTGGCTCAGCTGAAGCTTTTCCAAAAAATGGGGTACAAAGTAGACAAGGCAGACCTGCAATTCAAGCTCTTTCTCTTGGAGCGGCTTTCTCATTTGGCAAAGAAAGGTAGGTTGCTTAGTGTTGACTCTAAGCATTCGTATTAAAATCGCCAGTTTCAAAATGTTTCAAATAGTCTTTTGTGGCACTGTCTGTACTGACATGATCAAGAGTTGTTAAACAAGGGATGTCTTaggctggagccaatgttttgcTGAGGGGATTTGTCTTCATTGAGGTGAAGGCAAGTCCCtttgtcgaaacgtcggctccaTAGTGATATCCCTTGTTTGGCCATTGTTGATCACCTCAAGTCTCCATCTTTCAGTGAGACCTCTGTCTTGTTTGGATGTCTGTACTGACATTGTTCACATATGGCAGAAGCTTTCACAACTGTTCTGAGGAAAAGTGATAACACTGCTTCATTTAGTTTTTATATTTTCTGCATTTTATGATTCCAGTTGCTCAGATTAAAGTTTTCCTTATCTGAGTCTCGTTATGAAGTAACTCGGACAGCAGTTTCTGCATGTTACAGTTTCCTGATTAACTAATGTACATGGTTTTCTGCTCTTAGGGGAAGTATCTAATTAATATGTGTGTAATATTTAATGTTGGCCACTTCTTTTCCATGAAGTCGAAGAAAGGAAATTTAATCAGTCTGAACACTAATGGAGGTGTTACTCCTAAGGCAGGATGGCACTGCACGTCTAACTTGCCAAATTGATTTGCTGACGAGATCTCTGCAAAGAATTGATTTTTGTTGGAAATACTGATTGAATGCACAGATTTGCTTgcatatacagtaaactctcagttgtacgaacgtcggtttatcgaatatttcagaataacgaacattttaaagatccccggcagttttcttatagattctatgcaaaaatgtttcacttaaacgaatttcggaacagtcaatatttcagtttaacgaactcgctcagaggaccaaggcttatttttaacgaagttttgcgccctgcactgcaggcgcaaccaatgcccgccctcatcaaaccgctgCTCCaccggcaatgtaacgtcgctggcgctacagcgcccttggggcaaagcggcggcacggaaaacgaacggcaacgaggcatggcctccgagatcgcccgcgCAAAATGAGCAAGcgtgtaatctcggaggccatgaataaagtaacatcgctggcgcttacaacgccgccagagcaaagctgcgatctgtcacaccacaaaccacgtggtgtgtttttttccgaccggctagtcgtggcattgtcgaccgtctctttctttccagtctcgtcggttccgcgtgtggacacaaaggcagcattataactgttatgcaCCTTGTacttgatatgtacaaattccatttcacacagttctaacactatggatgccatgtcttttgctccatgaattgcactttaAACTTTTGACTCtttatgccatgtcttatgtaggtctagtgaatattcagtttagtgaactttcagttaagtgaactatttcctttggtcccttgaagttcactcaagtgagagttcactgtataaacattttattttatgtGCTGCATAATAGTGTCTCCCTTGTTAATTGAGGATCTCCTCTGTTGCAGCTGGCTCATTTTATGCTGTACCATGTGAAGTGAAGAGCTTCTGGACTGATCAAGACAAGTCTAGTGGGGAATGCTTGAGGTGCAGGAAATGTAGGTCAGTATTTACAGCCGCAAAGCAGCAGGGCCGTGCTGCGTACAGTGTTCTACGTTCTTTTGTGGCTATGGATACGTGCAGTAGATGTGCATGATGTAATAGGTTGGTTTTAAATCAGTCATTTGACATTGCGAACAATGCTTCCTCCATCCATTTGTTTTTCACAAAGTGAACCTGTTCTGGCAGTCAATGTGCTACCTAATGCATGACCAAAGCACATGGACGTGCAGTAGGTGACAATAATTTGCAGTTTGTATCATCTTTCTAATATTAACAGTGCAGGCTGTCAGGAATAAGCCAGTGCAGAGAACTGGCTTAATTCTCTACAATCTCTGCAAACTCCTCGTGTAGCCTTGCTGTATCACTTGGTTATTGAAATAAATCAGACAAGTAAAACCATGCAGCTCTTGGTACCACAAAGGCAATCAATCAAATAAGTCCATCCCCATCCTTTTCGTCTCCCATGTCTGCTGATGATTATTGTAGGACTTATTGTCCAGAACAAATGCATTGGATGCAATTTGAGACACACGAATGATTTATAAAAGGCTTTTGCCATAGCTACTAAAAATTGGAAGTACCTGTACATATCTTTCTTGCTATGCTGGGTGTTTCAGAAAACacctaacttttttttaaataaggtGAAGTTGAGAAAATCAGTGATTTCCTC includes:
- the LOC126548116 gene encoding dual specificity protein phosphatase 12-like, translating into MSAEAGDGDGPQSSLEPPDNPACPKSIPLCSLVEDGLYLGGRDAAEDEELIHGFGITHVLTVDTYRLKFEGNVVCLYLYAEDRAEEDLLSRFHEACEFIEKGQQNGACLVHCRFGVSRSATLVAAHLMRKYALDYAEALHKLKERRACIGPNAGFVAQLKLFQKMGYKVDKADLQFKLFLLERLSHLAKKAGSFYAVPCEVKSFWTDQDKSSGECLRCRKCRFTLCFTSKIVPHTPGYSIAWWDTRWKEPEERLCQTSIFVEPTAWLFNQARALQGRLTCPNCHGKLGNYNWSGLYCECGACAQPGFHITPSKVDRAVGASEPVKAYLRHRHRPATSECGPAYSRLEEEPDDRETDPPSTYKSLQDEPDSGNVELISACCQLEKQPECDSSEQVCACSQLEDEQHEVHSFESALVANLHESNEEQHDGRGGEHPRTN